The following DNA comes from Teredinibacter haidensis.
ACGTTCCTGGGTGCGACCTACCAATCCATTATCAAGCCGGCCGGCACCCTTGTTGTCGATGGACAGGAGCGTTATGCGCTGCGTTTTGATTTCGATGGCGATATTCGCGACTGGCATACGGAAAATGGCTTTGAGGAAAATGGTGTAATACCGCAAACTGCGGAAGATTGTGAAGAATTACTACCTTCTCGTGTGGGTATTTAAAAGACAAACATATCGACAAGAACAGCGTAAGCCGGTGAAAACTGACTTACGCTTTTTATTGGGCGCTAAACTATAGCGGCGACAGTACTACAAATAGAATCATAACGGCTATGAGTACTGAAAAAATGAGTAATTGATCCTTTGATGCCCGCCACGAAATGGTAAGAGCTTCGATCTGTCCGCACCTCCGAGCTTCTTTTAATCTAGGGAAAACGTAATCTAGCAAATCGCCATTATCAAAAAATCGATATTGCGGGCTGCCGATTAAAATTAGCACATTGTCAGCCATCAAAAAACGATCATTAAAAATAATATTGTTGCCACGTGCAATCGTCTTTTGTCTATCTGATTTATGCAAAATAAGTGAATCACCGATAACACCAATTTTTTGCTGGGATAAGTGGCGCTTCAGTGAATAGAGAAGAATACCTGTAAGGGCGCACATTAGAGTTAAAAAGGTTAGCGTGTTCACACTAAAGGTATCGATAGGAACGATTCCGAAAAATGTGAGGAAGCTAAAAAGCAGGAGTGAGGTGACCGATATTACACCGGTAATTTTAATGTATCGCAGCGGCTTAGCGAGTGTGTTATCGAGCCAAAAAATCTTTCCTTCCTCTACAGGCTTGGCTGGCTTGTGAGTATGTGTTGTCGATGTGCCCGAGGTAAGCCGCTGAAAATGATTGAGGGTTTGCTTTCGCTCTAAAATCCAGGCGCTGTAAAATCCGCCAATTAACACTAATATTAGAGAGGCTAAGCCAAAGGTTTTAATCTGGGAGCCATTGCGTGCTTGGGTTTCACTTGTTTGAGTTAGTCGGGATAGCGTGGGCGATTTGGGCTCTGGTAGAGATTTGTTGTTTTGGTCGAAACGATATATAAGCGGTTTTGCGAAGTTATTTACCCAAAGGGCATCCTGCCAAAAGGTCATGGCGAGTGGGTCGCGCATCTCAGCATTTTTTGTGGGCAGTTCTGCAAGCTGATCCCCTGTATTGGAGTATTGAATAATGCGGCCGTTGGCCATGGTGGAATCGCCGATGTTAACCCACCATGTACTGGAAGACTTGGCCATTTGGTTTGGCCAGCGATATTCCATATTTAATTCAGTCGGTAGTGTATCTTCGATATGGGAAAAATTATCGCTGCTAAGCGAAATTTTAGCCAGGCGGTGGTGGTTGGTATCGGCCACCCACAAAGCATTTTCAACGTAGAGTAATTGGTTGGGAAAGCGAAAAGTTTTATTGTTGCTGTAGGCGAGCGTTTCACCTCTGTCGTTAAGTTTGTAAAGTTTAAAGGCCGGGGTATCGGCGACAATAACGTTATCGCTATCGTGCATTACCCATAAACGAAAACTGCTTTTTAGTGCGGGTAGTTGTGGGGCGAAGCGCGAACAGTTTAGGGTATACAGATTACAGCGGAAAAATCCGCTTCTATTCGATGGGGGTGCGTCGTTGTTTTTCTTTAGGCGAAGAAAGCGTAGGAGGTTGTAACGAATTCCCGGAGCCTGCTCCAGATGATAGACCAGTAGCTCGCCATTGCTAAAAAAAGCGTAGTCTCCGTGAGGCTGAATCCCAAGCGATTCCATATCAAAATTCTGGGACTCCAGAGCGTTATTATCGAACCAAACTAGGTGAGAGCCAAACTGGGTGACTAACTGATTGTTGTGCTCGCGAAAGAACCCATAGCGATCAACAGCATTTATTTGGCTGTTGCCGAACAGGTAGATACCCAGGCTGGCAAACGATAGAAAAACAATAATAATCGCAGCAACTAACGACTTCCCTTTCATAGCTTACTCCCCAAATAATAGTTGTCAGTTGCTGCAATCGCTTTCGCCTTAAACGTGATCCAGGGCCTGTGAAACATCGGCGATAATATCGTCGATATTCTCAATGCCCACAGAAATACGAATAAGATCAGCCGATACGCCTGCAGCGGCCATTTCTTCTTCATTTAGCTGTCGATGAGTTGTCGACGCCGGGTGACAGGCGAGGGATTTGGCATCGCCAATATTGACGAGTCGCAAAATCATCTGCAGTGCGTCGATAAATTTCGCGCCAGCTTCCAGTCCGCCCGTAATACCAAAGCTTAAAATACCGGATGCTTTTCCAGATGTGATTTTTTGGCAGTTGCTGCGGTAGGGGCTGTCTGGCAGTGCGGCATAATTAACCCAGAGGACCTTTTCGTGACGTTGCAGCCAGGCGGCCAGTTTCTCGGCATTTTCGCAGTGACGGTCGATCCGCAGGCCCAGGGTCTCCAGGCCCTGTAAAATCTGAAAAGAGTTCATTGGAGAAATAGCAGCGCCAGTGTTTCGAAGTGGCACTACGCGGCAGCGAGCAATATAAGCCGCTTCACCCAGAGCCTCGGTGTACACCACGCCGTGGTAGGAGGGGTCGGGTTGGTTGAAAACAGGGAAGCGCTCTTTATTCGCAACCCAGTCAAATTTTCCAGAGTCGACAATAATGCCGCCGATGGACGTGCCGTGGCCGCCAATATATTTTGTTAATGAATGAACAACAATATCTGCGCCGTGCTCAAACGGGCGACACAAATAAGGCGTTGCAACGGTGTTATCAACTATCAGAGGAACGCCGTATTTATGAGCGATATCAGCCAGCTTCTCTATATCCACCACATTGCCCGCAGGGTTGCCGATAGATTCGCAAAAAACGGCTTTGGTGTTATCGTCTATTGCTTTTGCAAAGCCATCAAAATCATCATGGGAAACCATGCGGGCTTCAATGCCCTGGTTGGGCAGTGTGTGAGCAAATAAATTATATGTACCGCCATAGAGTTGACTGGTGCTGACAATATTATCGCCGACCGAGCACAGGCATTGAACGGCATAGGTAATTGCTGCCATGCCAGAGGCGGTGGCCAATGCGCCAATGCCACCCTCCATCGCAGTAAGTCGCTGCTCTAATACAGCGGTAGTCGGGTTCATAATACGGGTATAGATATTTCCCTGAACTTTTAGATCGAACAGATCTGCCCCGTGCTGTGTATCATCGAAGGTGTAGGAGGTCGTTTGGTAAATGGGAACGGCCGCAGCCTTGGTTGTTGCTTCTGGCTCGTAACCAAAATGCAGTGCTAAAGATTCGAGTTTCATAATATACCCGTATAGTTTGCGAGAAGAAGGATAGCTAGAATAGCAAGGCTATTTAAGCTTATTGTGCTTTTTTCAGCACGAGAGTATACGTTGCTAGCATGCGATGGATCAAAGGTAAGCGTGGAAATTCCGTGTTTGCATATCGATAAGTGAATATTGCGGCGCAGCGCAGGAATCGACGAGTGTTCGAACATAAAATTACAGATTCCTTTTCATGAAATGCTAATGTAACCCAAAGCTACCCTCCAACTGGGAGATATTATTATGAAAATATTCCTGCTTCTTACTGTTGTGCTACTTGTCCTCGGCTGTGACGGGGATGATAACTTTCCCGATACCTTGCGCTCTTCCTCCAATATTAAAACTGAAAACATTAGTTTATATGTTGGCGTCGAGGTGCATGAGCCAACTGAAGATGAAGCCGAAGGGCACACGCATCTGAATGTCGAATTTTATGGCATTGATCGCGATGGTTATTTCTACTCGATCGAGCTGGCAGAAGCCGATGCGCTTTCAATTAGCGTTGATGGCATGACAACATCTATTGTCGGTGTTCCGGTAATTTCGGAAGATGAAAAATTCTTTATGGATTACAGTGAAGAGCTAGGCGTTACCGCGCCGGGAACCGAAGTAGTGGTGACGTTGAATCGGGGTTCTACTGCGGCATTACATACTGCAAATGTTATACTGCCGGAGGAGACGCCGTTCACTCTGATGCCGGAAGATGACGTGTTGCTGCTGACCGATGAGCTAGTCGTAGAGTGGGATGAAGACGAGAATAAAGATTATGGTTTGCGTTTTTACTACTGGTGTGATGTTGTCAATAATCACCCGGTTAATTATTCTATTCGCTATCCCAATCAAAATGTGACGCTGGTATCCAGCCCTTTCTATTTTTTACCCGACGACTATTTCAATGTGCCGGAAGATTTAGAGATTCTGGGCTGTGAATTAACGGCGAGGTTGTTGGTTTATACTAAGCAGGAAGCGCAGCCAACAAGTGATTTTGAGCAGGTAACGGTGCAAACAATGCGAAGCCAGTCCATTATCCGCGAGCTTAACCCCCAGGCGGCTCCGTAAAATTACGCTGGGCATTACACCGTTGTGTGCAATGCCCACGATTAAAACAATTCCGCTCTAGTTAATTAGTTGCACTGGCGTTTCTCTAGCCCGCGCACCAAAAAAATTCTATGTTTATTCCTTTTCTAATCGACCCCTAAACAATTTTGTTGTTTTCGTGATTTTCCCTGGATTTTCTCTCTCTACGTGTTGTTTCTGGCGTTATTTTATGTTCTTGGGTGATGGGAGGAGGGAGACGCAGTTCAGCTAAAAGCGTGTACATTTTGAGTGGCTCGACTTTTTTGAATTTTGAGGAACCCTAGGGTAATTACGACTGGTTATATCATATTTAAAAAATTGATTTGTATGTAAATAGAAATTTTAAACGAGTTAATAAATTTTCTATGTAAAAATAAAGTTGTAGAGTTATGCATATTTACGGTGCCACTGCAGTTCTCGTAACTGGCACTGCAATCGCTGTTAATGTCGAGTTGTTTTACGTGTGTGTGCTAGCGAGAAAAATAGACTATTGAAATTTTTAATAAATGTGGGTTGGTACAAGGTATGCAACACCGAACCCGTATATACGCGGGCCGTTTAGTCGCAGGCTTTCGGATTGTGGGTGACCATTCTGCTTCGCGAGATGGCATTTATAAAAAGGAGCGTGTAGACGTCTGGTAATAAGGCGTAATTTACATACCTTATAAAATCACGGTATAAAAGAAGTTGCAATGAGTCTAGTGATAGATGAAAAACAGATGTATTTGGAGCGAGGGGGTTTTGGGGAAACGTAAAAGGAGTTGTTTAGATGACTATCGTGATAGGACATTTTTTAAGATCGTTAATTGTGTTGGCTGCGTTGCTAACGCTGTCTTCGGGTGTAAACTCGATGGTTGTTAAAAAGGATACGCTGCAAAACGGCTGGGGTTATCCCGTTCATGTTTTTTTGAGCGCAGTCGTTTACCAACCCCTAATGGGTGACCGTACCGATGTGAGGGTAAAAAAAATCAGCGCTGCTGCTAGCACTGTCGATGTGTGTGGTTTGCTTGATTTTTACTGTGATGACCGTGTACCGTCTATTAACTTTCTGAGTAATTTCGAGTTGTGGCCGATAGTCTCGGTTGATATCCGTCACGGTTTTGGATCGATGTTCGCGGTGTCAATCATGATCTCTGGCCGGTATAGTTTCGGGCAAACTGTTGATGTACAAAAAGACACTATCGAAAATGGGGTTCAGGAAAATACGGTGCTTGCGTCAGAGAGCGATTTGGTAGATGTTCCAGAACCCTCAACCCTGCTACTGTTGTTGTCTGGTGTTTTGGTGTTGATTGGGCTAAGAAAAATTAAATAGTGCTATTTAATATCTGACCCAACATAAAAAATTAGAAGTAAATGGAAAGGGTTCTGCGCAACGCTGAACTTTTTCCATGGAATGATTGAAGTTGTCGCCAGCAGAACGATAGTGGAGGCAGGCTCGGTGTTTGCCTTGAGGGTGTGTGTGAGCGCCCGAGCACGACAGGTCCGTTTTGTTTAGTGCGCGTTACCACCAGAATCCAGAATCAGCCTTATTCGCGCCCATCATTTATCGCCAGTAGAGCCGGTTCATATTGATGTGTGTAGCTGGAATGTGCTTTGAATTGGGTATTGCCGCTAAGCTTAAGAGTCTTTGTAGGCCACAAAAATATCGCCCCTAAGGTATGGGAGGGATATAATGCGCGATTCCGGGTTAGTTCTACCTCTACTTTCCCTATACGCCGATAGCCGCGAAAACTCTATACTGGAGCAACTCTTGTCCTCTGACGACTCTGTACTCTCTTTCGATACTCTTCCTTTGGCCCCCGCTCTGCTCAGCAATCTTGTTGATCTGGGTTATACAAAAATGACGGATATACAAGCGCTGGCCTTGCCGCCGGTGCTGGAGGGGCAAGATGTTATCGGTAAGGCCAAAACTGGCTCGGGTAAAACCGCCGCCTTTGGTTTGGGCGTATTGAATAAATTGGAGGTGGGTCGTTTTCGTGTGCAGGCGCTGGTGCTCTGTCCTACACGAGAGCTGGCCGATCAGGTTGCGCGCGAGCTGCGTAAACTAGCCCGCGCGATACACAATATTAAAATTTTAACGCTGTGCGGTGGCATGCCCATGGGACCACAAATTGGTTCCTTGGAACACGGTGCGCATATTGTCGTGGGAACACCCGGTCGAATCGAAGATCATGTGCGCAAACAGCGCCTTAACCTGTCAGACGTGAATATGCTGGTGCTGGACGAAGCTGATCGTATGCTGGATATGGGCTTTCAGGAGACCTTGGATGCGATTGTTAAAGAGATCCCTGAAGATCGTCAAACACTTTTGTTTAGTGCAACCTTTCCTAGCGCCATTGAGTCGCTTGCCGCACGCGTGCAAAAAAATCCGGTGATGGTCGAGGCCGGAGCTGCTCACAGCGAAAGTAGTATCAAACAGCATTTTTATCATGTCGATAATAATGAGGAGCGGCCGCAAGCAGTTGCGCGTTTACTTGCACACTTTTCCCCTGTCTCGACAGTTGTTTTTTGTAACACCAAGCGCGAGACCGATGAAGCCGCAGAGTATCTGCGTGAGGAGGGCTATACGGCGTTAGCCTTGCACGGAGATATGGAACAAAAAGATCGGGACCGCACGCTGGTATGTTTTTCCAATAAAAGTGCCTCTGTGTTGGTCGCAACCGATGTAGCTGCGCGCGGTTTAGATATCGAAGAACTGGATATGGTGATTAATTACCATTTGGCACGGGATTCGGAAATACATGTTCACCGAGTGGGGCGAACGGGAAGAGCTGGGAAAAGTGGTATTGCTGCTAGTCTGGTAAGTGAAAAAGAAAGCACAAAAATTAAAAGGTTGGAACAGAGTCTGGGTCGCAGCCTAGAAATAGTGGAGCTACCCGCAGAAAAAGACAGTGCCCCTCCGAAAAAACCACCGATGGTTACGTTGCAGATAGACGGCGGTAAAAAGCATAAAGTACGTCCTGGCGATATTGTGGGAGCACTAACGGGTGAGGGTGGAATTCCTGGTGATAAAATTGGGAAAATTCAAATTTTTCAATTTAACTCCTATGTCGCGGTTACCCGTGACCAATCGCGACAAGCGCTGGCGAAAATCAGTAAGGGCAAGCTTAAAGGCCGAACTTACAGGGTAAGGGTTGTAGGCGTATAGGGGCGCCCCGGAGTCAGTGGTGCCCCATTTTCTGGGTAGGGAAGGTTGCCTGCTACCCGGGTAGGCACTGATATGTCGCACCCTTGTGGTAAATCCTTTTATGGGAAAATGCCTAAGGTTTCAGCGGCTTCAAGATATTAGCTAATTAAGCTCATCTACGACCAGTTTATGGTCGTTATCCAATACCCAGGTCTCTTCGTAATCCACCTCAAAAAGGTGGCCGTCGGGATCTTTAAAATATCCGGCAATTCCCCACGGTGTACGCGTCGCAGGTTTTACCAGTGTACCACCCGCTTTTACCGCTCTCTGTAAAATGAGTGGAACGTCATCTGGCGTTTTTGCCAAATACACTAGTCCAATACCAGAGAATCCAGTCCCCTCCGGCGAATCAAAGAGAGCGTCCTGCGCAAGGTCTTTTCTTGGTATCAAACACAGAGCGTAGCCTCCGAGGTCGAACTTGGCAAAGCCATCATGACCGGTAGAGGATTTCGCCCAGCCAAGATCCTGATAAAACTGTATGGAGTTCAATACGTTTTTAACACCTAGCAAAATAAGATGTAATCTCTGGCTTGGCGCAACGGTGGTTTCGGTATTAGGGGTAAATGTATAGCCCACTGGTTTATCCATCATCTTAGTCTCTCCGTTATTTTTGGCTATCTACGTTTTAGCGATGCGGCTCTATCCGGGCGCTGCAATTTCCCCTGCGGTGAATCTTAGCTTGAAGCTATGATATTACGTTAGCTAATACACTATCGGCATAATTCCCGGTGGCCTTTGTCGATGGTAGCAAGAGACCTTTTGTTTTTTCAGCCATAGAAAAAATATAGGCTTAGATATATATCGTTATCTGCTCGAAAACGGTATTCGTGGCTGCGGGCAAAGGCCGCCGCAATATTTGAATGGCGAGGGTAATACTTGGCGTTTCAGCTACATTTTTTCGGTTTCACTCCTTAAATCCTACTCGGGCTAGGCGCGAGGAGTCATTGCCACTTTTGCCTCTATCAGGGCTGCCGCATATCAGGCCCAGAGGAATGTATACTCGCATCAAAGGCGGCTCTTGGTGGCTCGCAGATTGTGGTTCTGATGAGGTATAAGCTGCCTCTGGATTGTGTAGTCGTGTATGATGCGGTGTAACCGGTTACAGTTGGTCGGTTCCGGGTCATAATGAGAATTAAAAAAAGGTTTATTGTATGTTCAGTTTCAGACGTTTAGGGCTGGGTGGCATGGCAGCCGCTCTATTGCTCACCCTGTTTTCCAGCCAGGTTTTGGCTACACGTATTATGCCTCTTGGCGACTCGATCACGGGTAGCCCCGGTTGCTGGCGCGCTTACTTGTGGCAGCAGCTGAGCGACGCAGGGTATAGGGACATCGATTTTGTGGGTAGCCTGTCTGCCCCTCACTGTGGCTTTGATCACGATGCGGATAACGAAGGCCATGGCGGGTTTTTGGCCCGCGATATTGCCAATGACAATAGTCTGGTGGGTTGGCTGGAGACAAGCAATCCCGAAGTGGTGCTGATGCACTTGGGAACTAACGATGTATGGAACAGTGTGCCCACAACACAAATACTCTCCTCGTTTACGGCCCTAGTGGAAGATATGCGGGATAACAATTCCAGTATGAAAATTCTGGTTGCGCAAATAATTCCCATGGAGCCGACCGAATACCCGTGCTCAAGTTGTTACGCGGCGGTTGAAGCGCTAAACGGAGCCCTGGTTGAATGGGCACAGGGCCTGAGTACAGCCACTTCACCCATTGGTATTGTCGATGTTTGGACGGGGTTTGATGTTATTACTGATACCTCTGATGGGGTGCACCCGAACACGGCTGGACATCAAAAGCTCGGCTCAGCCTGGTTCGATTCCGTTAAGAGCCTGTTAGATGGTGAATTTGCGGGTGAAAGCTCGGATACCGCTTCGAGCAGTAGTTCGTCATCAAGCCAGGAATCGTCCAGCTCTGAGGCTGCGGAGCCTAGCTCTAACTCTTCAGGCGGTGGCGGTAGCTTTGGTCTTGCTATGTTAGTGATTCTTGCCGGGTTTGCATGGCCGCGCCGGCGCTAGTGATTGAGTCTGTTTTTTCAGCCGGGAGCAACACTCCCGGTTTTTATCCGCATTAAGTCCCTGGCCCATTTCTCAATTGCACCTTTTTAAGTCACCATTTGGCGCCTAGCCGCCAGCTCCACTAAATCCTATATGTTGGC
Coding sequences within:
- a CDS encoding O-acetylhomoserine aminocarboxypropyltransferase/cysteine synthase family protein, producing MKLESLALHFGYEPEATTKAAAVPIYQTTSYTFDDTQHGADLFDLKVQGNIYTRIMNPTTAVLEQRLTAMEGGIGALATASGMAAITYAVQCLCSVGDNIVSTSQLYGGTYNLFAHTLPNQGIEARMVSHDDFDGFAKAIDDNTKAVFCESIGNPAGNVVDIEKLADIAHKYGVPLIVDNTVATPYLCRPFEHGADIVVHSLTKYIGGHGTSIGGIIVDSGKFDWVANKERFPVFNQPDPSYHGVVYTEALGEAAYIARCRVVPLRNTGAAISPMNSFQILQGLETLGLRIDRHCENAEKLAAWLQRHEKVLWVNYAALPDSPYRSNCQKITSGKASGILSFGITGGLEAGAKFIDALQMILRLVNIGDAKSLACHPASTTHRQLNEEEMAAAGVSADLIRISVGIENIDDIIADVSQALDHV
- a CDS encoding PEP-CTERM sorting domain-containing protein, which translates into the protein MTIVIGHFLRSLIVLAALLTLSSGVNSMVVKKDTLQNGWGYPVHVFLSAVVYQPLMGDRTDVRVKKISAAASTVDVCGLLDFYCDDRVPSINFLSNFELWPIVSVDIRHGFGSMFAVSIMISGRYSFGQTVDVQKDTIENGVQENTVLASESDLVDVPEPSTLLLLLSGVLVLIGLRKIK
- the dbpA gene encoding ATP-dependent RNA helicase DbpA translates to MSSDDSVLSFDTLPLAPALLSNLVDLGYTKMTDIQALALPPVLEGQDVIGKAKTGSGKTAAFGLGVLNKLEVGRFRVQALVLCPTRELADQVARELRKLARAIHNIKILTLCGGMPMGPQIGSLEHGAHIVVGTPGRIEDHVRKQRLNLSDVNMLVLDEADRMLDMGFQETLDAIVKEIPEDRQTLLFSATFPSAIESLAARVQKNPVMVEAGAAHSESSIKQHFYHVDNNEERPQAVARLLAHFSPVSTVVFCNTKRETDEAAEYLREEGYTALALHGDMEQKDRDRTLVCFSNKSASVLVATDVAARGLDIEELDMVINYHLARDSEIHVHRVGRTGRAGKSGIAASLVSEKESTKIKRLEQSLGRSLEIVELPAEKDSAPPKKPPMVTLQIDGGKKHKVRPGDIVGALTGEGGIPGDKIGKIQIFQFNSYVAVTRDQSRQALAKISKGKLKGRTYRVRVVGV
- a CDS encoding VOC family protein is translated as MMDKPVGYTFTPNTETTVAPSQRLHLILLGVKNVLNSIQFYQDLGWAKSSTGHDGFAKFDLGGYALCLIPRKDLAQDALFDSPEGTGFSGIGLVYLAKTPDDVPLILQRAVKAGGTLVKPATRTPWGIAGYFKDPDGHLFEVDYEETWVLDNDHKLVVDELN
- a CDS encoding SGNH/GDSL hydrolase family protein, which gives rise to MFSFRRLGLGGMAAALLLTLFSSQVLATRIMPLGDSITGSPGCWRAYLWQQLSDAGYRDIDFVGSLSAPHCGFDHDADNEGHGGFLARDIANDNSLVGWLETSNPEVVLMHLGTNDVWNSVPTTQILSSFTALVEDMRDNNSSMKILVAQIIPMEPTEYPCSSCYAAVEALNGALVEWAQGLSTATSPIGIVDVWTGFDVITDTSDGVHPNTAGHQKLGSAWFDSVKSLLDGEFAGESSDTASSSSSSSSQESSSSEAAEPSSNSSGGGGSFGLAMLVILAGFAWPRRR